In one Gammaproteobacteria bacterium genomic region, the following are encoded:
- a CDS encoding acyl-CoA dehydrogenase, translating into MTDYIAPVKDMWFVLQELADLDEIAKLPGNDELSADLVQAVLEQAGKFAADVLAPLNVVGDRTGARWHDGAVTTAPGFKDAYRQFVDNGWPTLACARDFGGQGMPYTVASAVHEMWKSANLAFSLCPMLTQGAVAAIAHHASAVLKATYLPKMVSGEWTGTMNLTEPQAGSDLAAVRTRAVADGDHYRLAGTKIFITWGEHDYTDNIVHLVLARLPDAPEGVKGISLFIVPKFLLNADGSLGQRNDVRCVSLEHKLGIHGSPTAMMAYGDNAGAIGYLVGTPHRGLEYMFTMMNHARLAVGLEGVAISERAYQQALAYAKQRVQGQPIGAGNSTKTGIIHHPDVRRMLMSMKTQIEAMRALAYVAASYMDRGQREPDAKRRERYQALIDFFTPVVKGWCTEQAIEITSTGIQVHGGTGYIEETGAAQHLRDARIIAIYEGTTGIQAMDLVGRKVARDGGAIVAAVIVQMSETATAAATATDADLNALAKALTAAVLRVQSATEYVARTFAQNPRAVAAGSVPYLMLLGTVCAGWQMTRAALVADRKRGTDSDFCQTKIVSARFYADHILPRSEAYWREVVHGAESTLRLNEAQF; encoded by the coding sequence ATGACCGATTACATTGCCCCCGTCAAAGACATGTGGTTCGTCCTGCAAGAGCTGGCCGATCTCGACGAAATCGCCAAGCTGCCGGGTAACGACGAGTTGTCGGCGGACTTGGTGCAGGCGGTGCTCGAGCAAGCGGGCAAGTTTGCCGCCGACGTGTTGGCGCCGCTCAACGTCGTCGGCGATCGAACCGGCGCGCGTTGGCACGACGGCGCGGTCACGACGGCACCGGGTTTCAAAGATGCGTACCGACAATTCGTCGACAACGGTTGGCCGACGTTGGCGTGCGCGCGCGACTTCGGTGGCCAGGGCATGCCGTATACCGTCGCCTCGGCGGTGCATGAGATGTGGAAATCGGCGAACTTGGCGTTCTCGTTGTGCCCGATGTTGACGCAAGGCGCGGTCGCGGCAATTGCGCATCACGCGAGTGCTGTGCTCAAGGCGACGTATTTGCCAAAAATGGTTTCCGGCGAATGGACCGGCACTATGAACTTGACCGAGCCGCAAGCCGGCTCGGATCTGGCGGCGGTACGCACGCGCGCCGTAGCCGACGGCGACCACTACCGCCTCGCCGGTACCAAAATTTTTATCACCTGGGGCGAGCACGATTACACCGACAATATTGTCCATCTGGTATTGGCGCGCTTACCGGATGCGCCAGAAGGTGTCAAAGGGATCTCGTTGTTCATCGTGCCGAAGTTCTTGTTGAATGCCGACGGTAGCCTCGGCCAGCGCAACGACGTGCGCTGCGTATCGCTCGAGCACAAGCTCGGCATCCACGGCAGTCCGACGGCGATGATGGCGTACGGCGATAACGCCGGCGCCATCGGTTACCTGGTCGGCACGCCGCATCGCGGGCTCGAATACATGTTCACCATGATGAACCATGCGCGCCTGGCCGTCGGTCTCGAGGGGGTGGCGATTTCCGAGCGCGCGTATCAACAAGCGCTTGCCTACGCCAAGCAGCGCGTGCAGGGCCAACCGATCGGCGCCGGCAATTCCACCAAGACTGGCATCATTCACCATCCCGATGTGCGCCGCATGTTGATGAGCATGAAGACGCAAATCGAGGCGATGCGCGCGCTCGCCTACGTTGCCGCATCGTACATGGACCGTGGGCAACGCGAGCCCGACGCCAAGCGGCGCGAGCGGTATCAGGCGTTAATCGATTTTTTCACGCCGGTGGTGAAAGGCTGGTGTACCGAGCAAGCGATCGAAATCACATCGACCGGCATACAAGTGCACGGCGGTACCGGCTACATCGAAGAGACCGGCGCCGCCCAGCATCTGCGCGACGCCCGCATCATCGCGATTTATGAGGGCACGACCGGAATTCAAGCGATGGATCTGGTCGGCCGCAAAGTCGCGCGTGACGGCGGTGCTATCGTTGCCGCAGTCATCGTTCAGATGAGCGAGACCGCTACGGCAGCGGCGACAGCGACCGACGCCGATCTGAATGCGCTCGCCAAAGCGCTCACGGCGGCAGTATTGCGCGTGCAGTCAGCGACCGAATACGTCGCGCGGACGTTTGCGCAAAATCCACGCGCAGTGGCCGCCGGTTCGGTGCCTTATTTGATGTTGCTCGGCACCGTTTGCGCCGGTTGGCAGATGACGCGGGCCGCATTGGTTGCCGATCGCAAACGCGGCACCGATAGTGATTTCTGTCAAACCAAGATCGTCAGCGCGCGCTTTTATGCCGATCACATTCTGCCGCGCAGCGAGGCGTATTGGCGAGAAGTGGTGCATGGTGCTGAGTCGACGTTGCGATTGAATGAAGCGCAATTCTGA
- a CDS encoding MaoC family dehydratase, producing MPLYLEDLVPGFTVTGGPITVTEAEAIHFARQFDPQPFHTDPIAAKTSVFDGLAVSGWHTAALSMRLLTQSRLAEVANGLVGVEIRNLRWPRATRPGDTLRVTVEIVETKPSRSRPGWGTALARWTTRNQRDETVMELENIMWVARRPDA from the coding sequence ATGCCGCTTTACTTGGAAGATTTAGTCCCCGGTTTTACCGTTACCGGCGGCCCGATCACCGTCACCGAAGCGGAGGCGATCCACTTCGCTCGTCAATTCGATCCGCAACCGTTCCACACCGATCCCATCGCTGCCAAGACCAGCGTATTCGACGGCCTCGCCGTCAGCGGCTGGCATACGGCGGCGCTGTCCATGCGCTTGCTCACACAATCGCGACTGGCCGAGGTCGCCAACGGACTTGTCGGCGTCGAGATCCGCAATCTTCGTTGGCCGCGCGCCACCCGGCCCGGCGATACGCTGCGCGTCACCGTGGAAATCGTCGAGACCAAACCATCTCGCTCGCGGCCCGGCTGGGGCACAGCGCTCGCGCGCTGGACCACGCGTAACCAGCGCGACGAAACGGTCATGGAGCTGGAAAATATCATGTGGGTGGCACGCCGACCGGATGCCTGA
- a CDS encoding EVE domain-containing protein translates to MAITASGHTPVVHPNTAPSARKYWIGVVSLAHVKRGVAGGFAQVCHGKAAPLRRMNVGDWFVYYSPKTDMSDGEPLQMFTAIGRVGGETTYEYAMAPDFVPFRRDIIYLTGKPAPIQPLIPQLSFIRDPKRWGYPFRMGHFEMTQHDCQLIAQAMAVRFDD, encoded by the coding sequence ATGGCGATAACAGCATCCGGGCATACGCCGGTCGTACACCCTAACACTGCGCCGTCGGCGCGCAAATATTGGATCGGCGTCGTCTCCCTAGCGCACGTGAAACGCGGCGTGGCCGGCGGCTTCGCGCAGGTCTGCCATGGCAAAGCGGCGCCGCTACGGCGGATGAATGTCGGCGATTGGTTCGTTTATTACTCGCCGAAAACGGACATGAGCGACGGCGAACCGCTGCAAATGTTCACCGCGATCGGCCGGGTCGGCGGCGAAACCACGTATGAATATGCGATGGCGCCGGATTTTGTACCGTTCCGGCGCGACATCATCTATCTGACAGGCAAGCCGGCGCCTATTCAGCCGCTGATTCCGCAGCTGTCATTCATCCGCGACCCGAAGCGCTGGGGTTATCCGTTCCGCATGGGCCACTTCGAAATGACGCAGCACGATTGCCAACTCATCGCCCAGGCGATGGCAGTTCGTTTCGATGACTAA
- a CDS encoding MarR family transcriptional regulator, translated as MTKKKAPFAHKEASDSSGFLLWQVTALWQRRIAAALRPHGLTQVQFALLASLLWLSNKEGAITQVMLARHAKLDVMMTSQVLRALETKGLIERQPHPRDTRAKILQLTKAGETLTWSAVPVVEKADDAFFAAVGVRRRPFNKLLSALIASAQEK; from the coding sequence ATGACTAAAAAGAAAGCGCCGTTTGCCCACAAGGAAGCCAGCGACAGCTCCGGCTTCTTGTTGTGGCAGGTAACGGCGCTGTGGCAACGTCGCATCGCCGCCGCACTGCGGCCGCACGGGTTAACGCAGGTGCAATTTGCGTTGTTAGCGAGCTTGCTATGGTTGTCCAACAAAGAGGGCGCGATCACGCAAGTGATGTTGGCGCGTCACGCCAAGCTCGACGTCATGATGACGTCGCAAGTATTGCGCGCCTTGGAAACCAAAGGATTGATCGAGCGGCAGCCGCATCCGCGCGACACCCGCGCCAAAATCCTGCAGCTAACGAAAGCCGGGGAAACGTTGACGTGGAGCGCGGTTCCGGTCGTTGAAAAAGCGGACGACGCATTTTTCGCAGCCGTCGGCGTTCGTCGAAGACCGTTCAATAAATTACTCAGCGCGTTGATTGCGTCGGCGCAAGAAAAATAG
- a CDS encoding SRPBCC family protein gives MWSKTYSKTVKGLKAAQVWKVWIDVNQWHTWQSDIDYARLDGAFSVGNRFLLKPKGGPKVNIRIAKVEPNKSFTDFTQFPLAKMYGVHEFVEKGDDLEIRTTVSIDGALSFIWRKLVAEDVANSMPQQTQQLIDRAQSLLSAK, from the coding sequence ATGTGGAGTAAAACTTACAGCAAAACCGTGAAAGGACTGAAAGCCGCACAGGTCTGGAAGGTTTGGATCGACGTCAACCAATGGCACACCTGGCAAAGCGATATCGACTACGCCCGTCTCGACGGTGCATTCAGCGTCGGCAACCGCTTCCTGCTAAAACCCAAAGGCGGCCCGAAAGTAAATATTCGGATCGCGAAAGTAGAACCGAACAAGTCGTTTACCGATTTCACGCAGTTCCCGCTGGCAAAAATGTACGGGGTTCACGAGTTCGTCGAAAAGGGTGATGACTTAGAGATTCGAACGACAGTGAGTATCGACGGTGCCTTGTCGTTCATTTGGCGCAAGCTGGTCGCCGAAGATGTCGCCAACAGCATGCCGCAACAAACGCAACAGCTGATCGACCGGGCGCAAAGCCTGTTATCGGCAAAGTGA
- a CDS encoding helix-turn-helix transcriptional regulator codes for MALARRRLFENELVCLTHVACRPSYWGCGEVEQPGKDLLVLPLNGVFAKHDGPRQHIIANSNHALLFGRTRSYRISHPACSGDDCLSLEFSQNALASVLADAVATEDLSAPSLATHALLSPAAVLGRSLLWRRLLGGTAEPLEIEETSVALLGAAVRTACRDEGKQKRARLSLTLTRRLRQIETVKEAISVQPDQHWTLADLARLANTSPYHLARVFRKEVGAPIHQYVVRTRLTQALEAVLDAGADLTAIAVERGFASHSHFTASFRAFFGVTPLALRRYKAGVGSWRRLLSPLLP; via the coding sequence ATGGCTCTCGCTCGCCGCCGCTTGTTCGAAAACGAGCTCGTATGCTTAACGCACGTTGCCTGTCGTCCGTCGTACTGGGGTTGCGGCGAGGTCGAGCAGCCGGGCAAAGATTTATTGGTGCTGCCGCTGAATGGCGTGTTCGCTAAACACGACGGACCGCGCCAACACATCATCGCCAACTCGAACCACGCCTTGCTATTCGGGCGCACGCGCTCGTATCGCATCAGTCATCCGGCGTGCAGCGGCGATGATTGCCTATCACTCGAGTTTTCGCAGAACGCGCTCGCCAGCGTGCTCGCCGATGCCGTCGCCACCGAAGATTTGAGCGCACCGTCGTTGGCGACACACGCGTTGCTATCGCCGGCGGCGGTACTTGGTCGCAGCTTGCTGTGGCGGCGATTGCTGGGCGGCACCGCCGAGCCGTTGGAAATCGAGGAGACCAGCGTCGCTCTGCTCGGCGCGGCGGTACGCACCGCCTGCCGGGACGAAGGCAAACAGAAACGAGCGCGGCTGTCTCTCACCTTGACCCGGCGATTGCGCCAGATCGAAACCGTTAAAGAAGCGATCTCGGTGCAGCCGGATCAGCACTGGACACTGGCGGACCTAGCACGGTTAGCGAATACCTCGCCCTATCATCTGGCGCGCGTGTTCCGCAAAGAAGTCGGCGCGCCGATTCATCAGTATGTAGTGCGCACGCGCCTGACCCAGGCGCTGGAAGCGGTACTCGACGCCGGTGCAGATCTGACGGCCATCGCCGTCGAGCGCGGCTTTGCCAGTCATAGTCATTTCACCGCCAGTTTCCGTGCATTCTTCGGCGTTACGCCGTTGGCACTACGCCGGTATAAGGCTGGCGTAGGAAGCTGGCGCCGGCTACTTTCGCCGCTCCTTCCCTAA
- a CDS encoding MBL fold metallo-hydrolase — translation MMETVVADTIDTIDVDYVRRGLAASHLVVRDGRAAFIDTGHPAAVALLHAALNERGLRRSQVDYVMVTHVHLDHAGAAGGLMRTLPNAKLVVHPLGARHMHDPARLMTGARAVYGDVEYERLYGNVVAIPKEWMIEVNDGDRLPLGESELLAIHTPGHACHHYCIYDAGTRSVFTGDTFGMSFREFDTNNGAFAFPTTTPVQLDPPALHASIDRLLSLDPEAAYLTHFGRVTDLRRLAADLHRDLERFVEIAQRHSNTGADRKNAPIPHS, via the coding sequence ATGATGGAAACCGTGGTTGCCGACACCATCGATACTATCGATGTCGACTACGTTCGCCGCGGCCTCGCCGCCAGCCACCTCGTTGTCCGCGATGGCCGCGCCGCATTCATCGACACCGGTCATCCAGCGGCAGTGGCGCTATTGCACGCCGCGTTAAACGAACGCGGACTCCGTCGTTCGCAAGTCGACTACGTCATGGTGACGCACGTGCACCTGGACCACGCCGGCGCCGCCGGTGGCTTGATGCGAACGCTGCCGAACGCAAAACTCGTCGTGCACCCGTTGGGTGCGCGGCATATGCACGATCCGGCGCGGCTGATGACGGGGGCGCGTGCTGTCTATGGCGATGTCGAATACGAGCGTCTTTACGGCAACGTCGTTGCGATCCCGAAGGAATGGATGATCGAAGTCAACGACGGTGATCGGCTGCCGTTGGGGGAAAGCGAACTATTGGCGATACATACGCCAGGACACGCGTGTCATCATTACTGTATCTACGACGCCGGCACTCGCAGTGTCTTTACCGGCGACACCTTCGGCATGTCATTTCGCGAGTTCGATACCAATAACGGCGCCTTCGCCTTTCCGACAACGACACCGGTCCAACTCGACCCACCGGCGCTGCATGCATCGATCGATCGGTTGTTGTCGCTGGATCCCGAGGCCGCCTACTTGACCCACTTTGGTCGGGTGACGGATCTTCGGCGGTTGGCGGCGGATCTCCATCGTGACCTAGAACGTTTTGTAGAAATTGCTCAGCGTCACTCGAACACTGGCGCCGATCGGAAAAATGCACCGATACCGCATTCATGA
- a CDS encoding LysR family transcriptional regulator, translating to MKIQHLRFLTAVVDYGGVNKAATRLHLSQPAISAGLKALESELGRSLFDRSTPANRPLRLTPAGRRFYRSALDILKQCDAARADIVGLPDEPRRLRFGVIDTLAQSTIVSLLRRFGKQQPDIVLELWEGSAERVAGWLAQRRVDIACTNVNDLTPNTQVLWREPLVAVVAPRHPFAKVRGRVIAIRDFDRQSFVHRSRCELDLVGRAQLRAAGVTLRVSVRAEREQLAFQLIRSGKHFTLAPKSLVPDDLVAVTVSDLTVARTIGIQWHEKLDPTLVAVVSDTLTADCT from the coding sequence ATGAAGATTCAACATCTGCGGTTTCTTACCGCCGTGGTCGATTACGGTGGCGTGAACAAGGCGGCAACGCGGTTGCATCTGTCGCAACCGGCGATATCGGCCGGCCTAAAAGCGCTGGAAAGCGAGCTCGGCCGATCACTGTTTGATCGGTCGACGCCGGCAAATCGGCCGCTGCGTCTGACGCCGGCCGGTCGGCGGTTTTACCGAAGCGCGCTCGACATCCTCAAGCAATGCGATGCCGCGCGCGCGGACATTGTCGGCCTACCCGACGAGCCGCGGCGGCTGCGCTTCGGCGTTATCGATACATTGGCACAAAGCACGATCGTCAGCCTGCTTCGCCGCTTCGGTAAGCAACAACCGGACATCGTGTTAGAACTGTGGGAAGGTTCCGCCGAGCGTGTCGCCGGCTGGCTGGCGCAGCGCCGGGTCGACATCGCTTGCACCAACGTTAACGACCTAACGCCAAATACTCAGGTGCTATGGCGCGAGCCGCTGGTCGCGGTCGTGGCACCACGCCACCCATTTGCCAAAGTACGCGGTCGTGTCATTGCGATTCGCGATTTCGATCGCCAATCGTTCGTGCATCGCTCACGTTGTGAGCTGGATCTTGTTGGCCGCGCGCAATTGCGGGCGGCGGGCGTGACGTTACGAGTTAGCGTGCGTGCCGAACGCGAACAGCTGGCATTCCAACTGATCCGCAGCGGCAAACACTTCACCCTCGCCCCGAAGAGTTTAGTGCCCGACGATTTAGTGGCGGTCACGGTGTCAGACCTGACGGTCGCGCGAACTATCGGCATTCAGTGGCACGAAAAGTTGGATCCAACGCTGGTCGCGGTTGTAAGCGACACGCTGACGGCGGACTGTACTTAA
- a CDS encoding cupin domain-containing protein translates to MANAQAEYMIEINSIDLPRPINQIGKIIGFTAADDEHWAGVVDVPAYGALSLAPNMRTDLYLLEGELAEGDDLVYPVGSFINRRVGTTLIAGAAGARVFRYNDRTHADSAVMLPRQLRWREGGAPGMQVATLFSVPHRLMLVSWRPGTRTRFHQHPFGEEIFVIAGELQDERGRYPAGTWQRLHREAGHAPFAETDTIILLRNGHLRS, encoded by the coding sequence ATGGCTAATGCGCAAGCTGAGTACATGATCGAAATAAATTCGATCGATTTGCCACGGCCGATAAATCAGATCGGAAAAATTATTGGCTTCACGGCGGCCGACGATGAACACTGGGCAGGCGTCGTCGATGTGCCGGCGTATGGCGCCTTGTCGCTGGCGCCGAATATGCGTACGGATCTTTACTTGCTTGAGGGCGAGCTGGCCGAGGGCGATGATCTCGTTTATCCCGTCGGGAGTTTCATTAACCGCCGTGTCGGCACAACGCTAATTGCCGGCGCCGCTGGCGCGCGGGTGTTTAGGTATAACGATCGTACGCACGCCGATTCGGCGGTTATGTTGCCCCGTCAGCTAAGGTGGCGCGAGGGCGGTGCGCCGGGCATGCAGGTAGCAACGCTTTTTAGCGTGCCGCACCGCTTGATGCTGGTGTCATGGCGTCCGGGCACACGGACACGTTTCCATCAGCATCCGTTCGGCGAGGAAATTTTCGTGATCGCCGGTGAGTTGCAGGATGAGCGCGGTCGCTATCCCGCCGGTACCTGGCAACGATTGCACCGCGAAGCCGGTCATGCGCCTTTTGCGGAAACGGATACGATAATTCTGCTGCGCAACGGTCACTTGCGCTCTTAA
- a CDS encoding HPP family protein, translating into MSATSSIPASATGPFVRGGMLTAALMTVVYGAGISAMAAPFSATCVLLALMPQAPFSQPRTLLLAHVICIVLGAGFAALPLPAFVAVFGVVWLSIMLMAVCRAVHAPAVAHAVILTLGAQPVATYSRWALILAVAFAMYARVSSPVGRTN; encoded by the coding sequence ATGAGCGCTACCTCTTCGATACCGGCAAGCGCGACCGGCCCGTTTGTTCGCGGTGGAATGTTGACGGCGGCGCTGATGACCGTGGTTTACGGCGCCGGCATCAGCGCCATGGCCGCGCCGTTCAGCGCTACCTGCGTGCTGCTCGCCTTGATGCCGCAAGCGCCGTTTTCGCAGCCGCGGACCCTATTGCTGGCGCACGTCATCTGTATCGTTCTCGGTGCCGGCTTCGCGGCATTACCGCTTCCCGCTTTTGTCGCCGTGTTCGGGGTGGTGTGGTTGTCCATTATGTTGATGGCGGTGTGCCGCGCCGTACATGCACCGGCGGTGGCGCATGCGGTCATCCTCACGCTCGGCGCGCAACCCGTTGCCACGTACTCGCGTTGGGCGCTGATACTCGCCGTCGCTTTCGCTATGTATGCCCGCGTATCGTCGCCTGTCGGCCGAACGAACTAA
- a CDS encoding carboxymuconolactone decarboxylase family protein has translation MTRIASIDPAAASGRAKELLDSTKAQLGRIPNLYGSMAQSPATLDGYLAFRGALGKGVLSVQMRERIALLTAAINDCGYCVSAHTFRGSKIGLSASELAATQQSRSEDPKSAAALQFVDALLERRGLVSDDDYANVKSHGWSDEEIGEMVAHVALNVFSNYFNHVAKPALDFPAAEIAR, from the coding sequence ATGACACGTATTGCTTCGATCGACCCCGCTGCTGCCAGCGGCCGCGCCAAAGAATTACTCGACAGCACCAAGGCTCAGCTCGGACGCATCCCGAACCTGTACGGCTCGATGGCACAGTCGCCGGCGACGCTGGACGGTTATCTCGCGTTTCGCGGTGCCTTGGGTAAAGGCGTGTTGAGCGTGCAAATGCGCGAACGCATCGCACTGCTGACGGCGGCGATCAACGATTGCGGCTACTGCGTGTCGGCACACACCTTCCGTGGTTCGAAGATCGGATTGTCGGCAAGTGAGCTCGCCGCTACCCAACAGAGTCGATCGGAAGATCCGAAGAGCGCGGCGGCGCTGCAATTTGTCGACGCCTTGCTCGAACGCCGCGGCCTCGTCAGCGACGACGACTATGCCAACGTGAAATCACATGGCTGGTCCGATGAAGAAATCGGCGAAATGGTGGCACATGTCGCCTTGAACGTATTCTCGAACTACTTCAATCACGTCGCCAAACCGGCCTTGGATTTTCCGGCGGCCGAGATCGCGAGGTAG
- a CDS encoding TetR/AcrR family transcriptional regulator — protein MTTNPPVTSAARDRILEVATRLFYQNGIRAVGVDTLIAESAVAKMTFYKHFKSKDLLVLEFLKRRDEMWRAWFEETVQRLAPDAKDRPLAVFDALEERFSKKDFRGCAFINTMVELADGEHSAHQAAAEHKQKVQRMVHTLLTDAGFERAEELASAFLLLMDGAIVTAVRERKPGSAKAAKKIAAALLSTYQHSAR, from the coding sequence ATGACAACGAACCCACCTGTAACCAGTGCCGCGCGCGACCGAATTCTCGAGGTCGCGACTCGATTGTTCTATCAGAACGGCATCCGCGCCGTCGGCGTCGACACGCTCATCGCCGAGTCCGCCGTCGCCAAGATGACCTTCTACAAACACTTTAAATCGAAGGACCTACTCGTTTTGGAGTTCCTGAAGCGCCGCGACGAAATGTGGCGCGCCTGGTTCGAGGAGACCGTGCAGCGGCTCGCGCCGGATGCCAAGGACCGGCCGCTGGCAGTCTTCGATGCGCTGGAGGAACGGTTTTCGAAAAAAGATTTTCGCGGCTGCGCCTTCATCAACACGATGGTCGAGCTGGCCGACGGCGAGCATAGCGCGCATCAGGCCGCGGCCGAGCACAAGCAAAAGGTGCAACGGATGGTGCATACACTGTTGACGGACGCCGGCTTCGAAAGGGCCGAGGAGCTTGCCAGTGCCTTTCTGCTGCTCATGGACGGCGCCATTGTGACGGCGGTGCGCGAACGGAAACCCGGTTCGGCCAAAGCGGCAAAAAAAATCGCCGCCGCCTTGCTTTCAACCTATCAACATTCTGCGAGATAA
- a CDS encoding pyridoxal phosphate-dependent aminotransferase, producing MSTAAKPSGARPILKSTKLANVCYDIRGPVLARAKQIEEEGHQVIKLNIGNPAPFGFEAPEEIVQDVIRNLGSASGYCDSKGLFAARKAIMHYTQQKHIRGVTIDDIYIGNGVSELIVMSMQALLNNGDEVLVPAPDYPLWTAAVSLSGGTARHYLCDEASDWLPDIADIRAKITPNTRAIVVINPNNPTGALYPDETLLAILEVAREHRLIVFADEIYDKVLYDGSTHTSIAALADDVLTITFNGLSKNYRACGYRAGWLVVSGERAHAQDYIEGLNILASMRLCANVPAQYAIQTALGGYQSIDDLVLPTGRLGKQRDLAHELITQIPGVSCAKPKAALYLFPRLDPKMYPIKNDQQFILELLEEQKVLVVQGTGFNWKQPDHFRVVFLPNTDALTEAIGRIAQFLDRYRKRHTA from the coding sequence ATGAGTACAGCAGCAAAACCCAGCGGCGCGCGGCCGATTCTAAAATCGACCAAGCTCGCCAACGTTTGTTATGACATCCGCGGGCCGGTGCTCGCGCGCGCGAAGCAGATCGAAGAGGAAGGCCACCAGGTCATCAAGTTGAACATCGGCAATCCGGCGCCGTTCGGTTTCGAGGCGCCGGAAGAGATCGTGCAGGACGTCATTCGCAACTTGGGTAGCGCCTCCGGCTATTGCGACTCGAAGGGCCTGTTCGCGGCGCGCAAGGCGATCATGCACTACACGCAGCAGAAGCACATTCGCGGCGTGACTATCGACGACATTTACATCGGCAACGGCGTTTCCGAGCTGATCGTCATGAGCATGCAGGCGCTGCTGAACAACGGCGACGAAGTGTTGGTGCCGGCGCCGGATTATCCGCTGTGGACCGCCGCCGTCAGCTTGTCCGGCGGAACGGCGCGCCACTATTTATGCGACGAGGCGTCGGATTGGTTGCCTGACATCGCCGACATCCGCGCCAAGATTACGCCGAATACGCGTGCCATCGTCGTCATCAATCCGAACAATCCGACCGGCGCGTTGTATCCGGACGAGACCTTGTTGGCGATCCTCGAGGTTGCGCGCGAGCACCGCTTGATCGTATTCGCCGACGAGATCTACGACAAAGTGCTTTACGACGGCAGCACGCACACCTCGATCGCCGCGCTTGCCGACGACGTCCTTACTATTACCTTCAACGGCTTGTCGAAGAATTATCGCGCCTGCGGCTACCGCGCCGGCTGGTTGGTGGTCTCCGGCGAGCGGGCGCACGCGCAGGACTACATCGAAGGTTTGAATATCCTGGCGTCGATGCGGCTTTGCGCCAATGTACCGGCGCAGTATGCGATCCAAACCGCGCTCGGCGGTTATCAAAGTATCGACGATCTTGTTTTGCCGACCGGACGGCTCGGCAAGCAACGCGATCTTGCGCACGAGCTGATCACGCAAATCCCCGGTGTCAGCTGCGCCAAACCGAAAGCGGCGCTATATCTGTTTCCGCGGTTGGACCCGAAGATGTACCCCATCAAAAACGATCAGCAATTCATTCTCGAATTGCTCGAAGAGCAAAAGGTGCTGGTGGTGCAGGGCACGGGTTTCAATTGGAAGCAGCCGGATCATTTTCGTGTGGTGTTCCTGCCGAACACCGACGCGTTGACGGAAGCGATCGGGCGGATTGCGCAATTCTTAGATCGGTACCGCAAGCGTCATACAGCGTAA
- a CDS encoding RNA-binding protein encodes MTQTKDSEIRIDKWLWAARFFKTRALAAEAVAGGKVKVNGERTKAAKAIRLNDELRIHIGPYEHVVRVRGLSNRRGPASAAALLYAESDQSKAARAALATQLAREKIYFSHGEGRPTKRERRQLIQWKKGDDR; translated from the coding sequence GTGACGCAAACCAAAGACAGCGAGATTCGTATCGACAAGTGGCTGTGGGCCGCGCGATTTTTCAAAACTCGCGCGCTTGCCGCTGAAGCAGTCGCGGGCGGTAAGGTCAAAGTGAACGGCGAGCGAACGAAAGCCGCCAAAGCAATTCGGCTGAACGACGAGTTGCGCATCCATATCGGTCCGTATGAGCACGTGGTACGAGTGCGCGGCCTGTCCAACCGGCGCGGGCCGGCGTCGGCAGCCGCTTTGCTTTACGCAGAAAGCGACCAGAGCAAAGCGGCACGGGCCGCATTGGCGACGCAGTTGGCCCGCGAAAAAATCTATTTTTCCCACGGCGAAGGGCGACCAACGAAACGAGAACGGCGGCAGCTGATTCAGTGGAAGAAAGGCGATGACCGATAG